Genomic window (Sphaerodactylus townsendi isolate TG3544 linkage group LG12, MPM_Stown_v2.3, whole genome shotgun sequence):
CTTATAATGATTGTTTTTATTCTTCCCATGTTTTATTTAGACCAAcattgtaatggcctttggccacatagaaaaaaacattccagcaaacatggcgtagtggttaagtgcagtggattctaatctggagaactgggtttgatttcccactcctctacatgagcagcagtgatttgtttctgtgctcctactcatgaagcctgctgggtgaccttgggctagttatagttctctGAGCTCTttcatcctcacctacctcacatgacgtctgttgtgtggagaggaagagaaagagtttataagccactttgagtctccttacagttgagaaagcagggtataaatccaaactcttcttctggatcCTACCAAAGGTCCATTTAGTTCAGTACTTGTCCCCACAGCAATTAGCCATTTGCCTCTAAGGAAGCCACAAGCAGGGCATGAAAGCAGTTGCCTTCCCCTGTGTCTGTCCTCCCAGCAAGTTGGAGTCAGAGGGATGCTTCCTTTGAACATGGGGGTATCACAGCTGATACCACTATCCTTCAGCTATCCCAGCTGATACCACTATGCTCCACgaggaaatatattttctttgcCACAGCAAATTAAGCAACAAAAGCCATTCATGTATACCAGGGAATAAAATTACACATCTTTTATGGAGTTCCCTATGCTTCCTTGGTCATCTCATGCAATATACTCCTCTGTGTTCTTTCCCCATGTTAAAATTGTATGATCATCACATTCTGAGATCTACATTATCAACGAGATAAAAGCCCAACATTCTGGCAAACTTGTGCCACAAACTTGTGCTACTTGTTTTCTCCAGCCAGCGCAGCTGCCCAAGACACTTGAGGAGCGGTTCATTTCTTTATCTGCAGTACGGACTGTATTGTTTTCTTAAACAGTAATAGCGAACTCTTCTTTCTAGATTACTGGGAGATGGTATCCCATTGCGGTGGTTTTGGCTAATGCTATAACGTTTCCCGGTGAGCCAGCAGCTAACGAAGACGTGGTGCCTTTGGCCAATGGAGCAATACTTGTCACAAATAGTTTCATGAGGTAAGTTCCCCACTTCCTACTTCAGTCTGAAGCAGGTCAAGCAATTTAAATACTTAGGAATTAAATTCTCTTATAATTTCTCCTGGCTCCTGCATCGTAACCTAGCTTTAACCATGGCCTCCAACAGCTCTAGGGCAGTCTCCTGTTTCTTTTACAGTACAGGCAACAGGTACATCCCTGCGGCACTTAAGATATTTAATGCCAAAGTTGGGTCACAGCTATTATATGGGTCTCCAATCTGGATAGCCACAGCCAATCAAACGATTAACACCTTACAATCCAAATTCTTACATAAAGTAATGGGCCTCCCTAACTGTGTATTTTTTGCAACTATTTGCCTGGAAACAGGACAGATTACATTCGAGACTATGGCACAACTAAGAACATTCAAATATTGGCTCAAAATTCATTACAACCAGGATTTCTCCAGTTTCATTTACTCCTTTTTACAAGACAGCAAATCTATGAAGTGGTGcattaccattaaaaaaaaaataaatctatcGGCCTCTCATTGAAATTGTTTTATATGCTTACCTCTAATGAGGCTTATAACACTTTAAAAGTGGAACTTCTTGCCAGGGAATTCCAAacattataaaaagaagaaaaaagtaagTTCCCCTGACTTGGTCTGATTATTAACTTCTTTCCTAAAAGAAAATCCAATTATGaagcttcttttttttccctgtgtgaGCCAACTATCAACATTCTGCAGCCCAAAGAGTTGCATTTTGCACAAGTAATTTTCTGCATTGCAGAAGATTAAGCATGCTAAGAATGATttaattaaaaaaccctcctCGGTAAGTTTTGATCGCAACTTTTTCCTGTGCTTTGTGAACATTCAGCAACTACTTGGCCTGCAAGACCAACTAACATCCCAAgatccccctcccaacaaaaccACTTCCAACATTTGATCAATGATAGGGATTAGAATTCAACATTCCACACTGTCTGACCCAAGATGACTTGGCACTGTAACTCCATTTGAAAATTGAAAATCATATTTGGATACCAGGTCTAAATGTTGGGattcacaacattttatttagaTTTCAGTAAGTTTTGATAATGAATCTTTTCTGTGTTTTGGGGTGATATGGTCTATTCTGCTACCTTTTCTACTGTCTCATTCTACTTATGGAAACATGGTCATATTCCCTTTTTTCTAGAAATGGAATATGTACGAAGTATGCACTTATTTTTGATCCCAGTCATCAGCCTGGTAAATTTTTAACTCAAGGTAAGTATAAGCAAGTCTCTCAACCTTTGGGATAAAGGCAGAGAAGTTTTCAGAGAACTGAAAGATTGCAGTTTGAGGGATGGCTATTTGACGTGCTTTTGCTTCTGATCAATAGTGTATATAAAtgctgtaaaaaacaaacaaaacaaaccacatCTATaatctctctggctcattccgcacatgcagaataatgcactttcaaactgctttcagtgctctttgaagctgtgcggaatagcaaaacccacttgcaaacagttgtgaaagtggtttgaaaacgcattattttgcgtgtgcggaaggggcctctgatgccTTCAGTTGTACAAAAGCAGtggcttcctctttttttttattcCTCCAGCAAAGATTCCCTTAATCAAAGCTGGAGacacattttttttgtcttgcaATTAAAAGTATATATTGTTATGAAATTGCTGTCTGAGTACTGTCAAGGGGACTCCCATGGTCAGATCAACAGTTTTTGTGAAGGAGGCCAAAAGTACAAAATGCCCCCTTATACTATATATATTTATCCTTCCGTATAATAGGTTAACTGTGGTggcgatgactcacttccagcgaATCAGcatgcacacatggcttggggggtggggcttgcacAGAATGAGCAAAagacaatacaaacaaaacagtggaatgtggtggTCATGCACTCTCTCATATGTTCACCTTTCTCCTCCACTGCTGAATTATTATActcactgtaccatctgcagctgcctgaggaggagcaagCACAGGTGTCAGTCACTTACTATGGGAGAGGTGTGACTGTTGGCGGCTGCAACTGCACAGTGAACTGTTGTATGGTGatacaggcatccaggaagagggaGTTGGAGACACGGGGCCAAGAGGCcagtgggggaggaaaggcaggaggggtaaCCCCACCACAGTGACTACCATTAACCCTTGTGTGCCACTGCAGGTGtccaggatgaggatgaggatgaggagggagctggtgacacaaGGCAAagcggggaggaaaggcaggaaagttTGGGGTCCTTGCAGGGTGTTGTTAACTCACTagtagttttctagagcccattgtatttgttcatacaatgggctttactgctagcatATATTTAATATGAGCAACGTATACCGTATATATAGAGAAAATCTACAAGTCTtttaaacaatacaataaattgtGTTCATgtctatgaattgttaatgaatcATTACACTTTTTCATCATCTTATGCATTCATTAGCTATGAATTCTCATTCCTATCCCCCCTTCCTTGCTCAGACTCCATGGTCAATCTGTGATAAAAGTCTATTAAGTGAGATCTTCAGACAAGTTTTCTTCTGAAATACCCTCTTGCTCAAAAAGACAACAAtgttaggaaaagtggaaggcattTGTCAGGCCTGGTCTCTGGCCAGCCTGGCatcagtgggagggggcaagTTCACACCTGCATCTGCTGTTATCTGTAGCCTGAGGGCCTTCCTGTTTTCTATGgctgcttgtaactagtgaaatatGCAGACCTCATCCCTCCCCCACTTACTGGGAAGATTGAGCTCTATTGCAGTCCTCGGGCAGAACACATAACAAGGGCCCGTTCTGTGCGGGTCATAAAGACCAGTGTGGggccggtaaaaacactgttgtggaaGAGGACTTCACACCCCCTGCTACTGCTGGAGCGCAGCGGCAGCAGTGCATTCCCCCCACAACAGTATTTTTTTtgacttgctcaatgagtgagtcttttggaaaatgccagcaTCCACCCGGTGCCGagtgaatggcaccgggtggatgcCAGAGTTTTCCCTGCGCTGGTGCAGATCCCCTGTTACTTTGTCTCTCGGTCGCCAtcactctggagaggccaggggacatgcctcctgacctccagccctggaggcgctgccatggccatgggggcatgacCCCTGGTCTCTCCAATGCAATGGTGGTCAGGAGACAAGGTAACAGGGGATCTGCACTAGCGGGCCCATGCCACTGGGCACCAGGGCTGTTCACAGAGCACTGTGTGaatggcccggggggggggggtgcactggcataTTTCGCTTGCaaggcccgtgcggaatgggCTAAAAGCTGATTTTCACACTGTTTCTTTCTCATGCAACTAACCCTGGGATCAGGTGGCAGGGGGGAACAATCAAAGGAGTAATGTATGAAGATATATACCCCCTGCAAAGTCCAAAGCCTCAGCTGTGGCTACTTTGCAGCAAGGgacctgacacagttcaataaagctcttgaatctacATTGAGTCTCAAtgattgactggagtaacagatccTTACAGCGTTAACTCAGAGCTGCCATAAGTTAAGTGACTTGATCACAAGCACCCATGCCGCTCCAGgctcccctctcttccccctccccctgcatcaTGCTCACCtcacttccaccaccaccacctggccccaggaatgcctgagCTTGCCTCTTCCCAGGCTTAATTTTCCACCAGCTTACCTCCCCACCCCTGGCCACCATCAGACACACCGGTTGAGAAGGATCTACCTCTGCAGCCACTAGAGGTGACAGAGCTGGAATGGTGATACGCTCTTCTTGCCCTCACAAGCcagcacccacccccccacctcccgtgcttctttggtgctacgccactgacacAGGGTGCTTCAGGTTACCCTGTGAcacgctgcctctctccctcaGGGTCATGTCCCTTCCCATATCCTGGcaggcaagggggcagggggtcaGTGCTGCTCAAGGCCTTCCCCTTTGGAGGAGCACAGAATATTTTGTGCATCCAACATGGTGGCTTAATGTTAACCTGAGAATTCTGTATCAGGTCCAAAAGGGGTATGGAGAGAAATCTGTCTCTAACCTGTGTTTTCTGTCTCTGTGTCTTGAAGACAGGAGTAGCACTCTACGTATGGTAGAGGTAAAATATAACAGCCACTACATTCTTCACGTTCAAATGAAAAATTCTGCGGCTCTGCATCTAAATAGTAAGTTTCATGGGTGATGGAGGGCAAATATGTTCTTCAGTTTGAATCTGGAAAGTACAATGTTCTGCATCTATATGGAATATTTCATAGCAGACAGATGCCTTGAGTGGGTAGAGGGGGACGCTGGGATGTGAATATACCTGCTAACACTTGGAAATATAAATTGTGGTGATTGAAAACACTTATAGTCTTCATCCAAAGAActcatgggtcgaatccccacttgaaaattgcacgcagatccaaacctgttcattgtgaaaccgtgtcctcttcattggagtttctccctccccaccgcagtgagcccacagcagacacatccagtttcagaactcttagcaatccgcCAGGGGATCTCGCTtctccggtctcccctgattggctggcatcccttgatggggtgggaccttctCCCGCCCgcagaaaatttcccagttttggcGTGAACAAAAAACAACCGTGTAAAGTCACACGTTTATCTTTAGGAATGCTTATGCCGCTCAATGTGTTACCAGTGATTTTTCACGTTCTATCGTTTAAACATTTGATTGGTAGATGGGTGGTCGGTCCCTTGCGGTTGCGCATGCGCAAAAACACGACCAAACTGTAAACCCGGAAACATCCTGTGCGCGCATTGCATCAGTGCAGGGAGTGATGATTGGTTCCCCGAATGCTGCGTCATGCTCCGCGGCGGGAAAAAAGTCaaggggtttcaacccttgtccttcccctcggatcagctcagaACCGTGCCAATGCTGTCtactccacttgcaaccaggttctggcGGGACGCGTGTTAACAGGGAGAAtaagcgccagaaacagaatctgacgcagaagcaatggggaggttgtccatGAAACCTGGTTAgattgcgttctgaaacctgggtatgaaggtggtggggattcgaccatggcgGCACTGCATTTCCATCTCCCTCTCCTTTTGCACTTGCTGCCAAGGGGACCACTCCTCTTCGTTGAGCAGTCTAGGGGAGGAGGATTTAACTGTTTTCCCTTTCTGTTACTGACACATGTGGATAGAACAGGGGACTAAATGTGTTACTGTTACTGACTGCATAGAGAGGGAAAagtaaagaagaaaataaaagcacACTCTAAACTGGCAACACAACAAGCCATGCAAGGACCAAAGAAAAGGGAATTAAATGCAATCTTCCAGTCTCTAACTCTACACATGCctcatacacacagagagagttggAACATTCTTTGAGCTGCAAGCATTTAGAAATCATCTATTACCTTCGATCTAGTTTCGAATCTAGCATCCATTGGATCTAGTGTCCAATGGTGATCTAAGGACCATGGGCTCACAGCTACTTTATGGAGTCAATAtagattttcttcttcttctttcttggtgTGTTTATGAGAATGTCCTGTTTCTtcaacataagaatataagaagtgCCTGCTGGATTGGCCCAgtagtccatatagtccagctcACTGCACAGAGCATTCAACCAGTGGCTCTGGAGGgccaaacaaacagggcatagatgcCAAGGCACTCCCTTGCTGCTGCatcccagcactggta
Coding sequences:
- the LOC125441524 gene encoding epididymal secretory protein 4-like; the encoded protein is MKSVLLLNAAILVHAGVNIPVQPNFDVRKITGRWYPIAVVLANAITFPGEPAANEDVVPLANGAILVTNSFMRNGICTKYALIFDPSHQPGKFLTQDRSSTLRMVEVKYNSHYILHVQMKNSAALHLNTRKLNGIDAMKNTFKQRAASMGFSVDDIQFLAPGGK